One genomic region from Arthrobacter sp. YN encodes:
- a CDS encoding sugar phosphate isomerase/epimerase family protein yields MIDLTTLADLTPGICSVTLRSHGIDEVVRISSNAGLAGIEWGTDVHVSDTASAAHAKEATEAAGLTVLSLGSYYRCGAFGDFDRVLNLATALGAPRIRVWAGEQGSAGASQEHWDAVVKDTQRIADLAAAHGIAIAFEYHGNTLTDSPATTLELLNRVNHANVGTYWQPAVGLSDQQALESLHEVLPHVVGVHCFSWGPVAERFPLRNRKLLWQTVTDVLRGHGKDLDIMLEFVQDDLPDNVINDASFLHTITLGED; encoded by the coding sequence ATGATCGACCTCACCACGCTGGCTGACCTCACCCCTGGCATCTGTTCCGTGACTCTCCGCTCCCACGGGATTGACGAGGTGGTCCGTATTTCATCGAACGCAGGCCTGGCCGGCATCGAGTGGGGTACTGATGTGCACGTCAGCGACACGGCGTCCGCGGCGCACGCAAAAGAAGCAACTGAAGCGGCAGGACTCACGGTTCTATCGCTCGGCTCGTACTACCGCTGCGGTGCCTTCGGAGATTTCGATCGGGTCCTGAACCTCGCCACGGCGCTCGGCGCCCCGCGAATCCGGGTGTGGGCCGGCGAACAGGGTTCGGCCGGCGCCAGCCAGGAACACTGGGACGCAGTTGTGAAGGACACGCAGCGGATTGCGGATCTCGCGGCCGCCCATGGCATCGCCATCGCGTTTGAGTATCACGGCAACACCCTCACCGACTCGCCCGCCACCACCCTGGAGTTACTGAACCGGGTGAACCATGCCAACGTCGGCACTTACTGGCAGCCCGCCGTCGGACTTTCAGACCAGCAGGCGCTGGAGTCCCTTCACGAAGTCCTCCCCCACGTGGTGGGCGTCCACTGCTTCTCCTGGGGGCCGGTTGCCGAACGCTTCCCGCTGCGGAACCGGAAGTTGCTGTGGCAGACCGTCACCGACGTCCTGCGCGGACACGGCAAGGACCTGGACATCATGCTGGAATTCGTCCAGGACGACCTTCCGGACAACGTCATCAACGACGCCTCATTCCTCCACACCATCACCCTGGGCGAGGACTGA
- a CDS encoding alpha/beta hydrolase, with protein sequence MTTAGPPAQAPSPTQPPPTQLPPAQAPRALTVIPAVERSTGAARSTQAAPAILVLPGGGYAKQAEHEAEPVAEWLASLGIHAFVLRYRVAPDQHPAPLVDAKQAMLWIRNGDHGLKVDTSKVGVLGFSAGGHLASTLSVEVATGDPSLDTVEAVPDLSILCYPVISFVDSVHQGSVDNLAGPGAAPEVLRELSTDLRVKPTTPPAFLWHTADDQSVTISHSLAYAGALSRAGVPVELHVFPHGVHGLGLASGTAGADQWPALCASWLGRRGWTK encoded by the coding sequence ATGACGACGGCGGGGCCGCCAGCGCAGGCGCCGTCACCAACCCAGCCGCCACCAACCCAGCTGCCACCAGCGCAGGCGCCCCGGGCGCTGACGGTGATTCCCGCCGTCGAACGTTCCACTGGTGCTGCGCGTTCCACTCAAGCTGCGCCAGCCATCCTGGTGCTTCCCGGCGGGGGTTACGCGAAGCAGGCAGAGCACGAGGCCGAGCCAGTGGCGGAATGGCTGGCTTCATTGGGAATCCACGCGTTCGTGCTGCGCTACCGGGTGGCGCCGGATCAGCACCCGGCCCCGTTGGTGGATGCCAAGCAGGCGATGCTGTGGATCCGCAACGGCGACCACGGCCTGAAGGTGGACACGTCGAAGGTGGGGGTCCTGGGGTTTTCGGCCGGCGGGCATCTCGCGTCCACGTTGTCCGTGGAGGTAGCCACCGGTGATCCTTCGCTGGATACCGTCGAGGCTGTCCCGGACCTCAGCATCCTCTGCTATCCGGTCATTTCGTTCGTGGATTCGGTCCATCAAGGGTCCGTAGACAACCTCGCCGGACCAGGTGCCGCCCCTGAGGTCCTGCGGGAACTTTCCACGGATCTGCGCGTCAAGCCAACAACGCCGCCGGCGTTCCTCTGGCATACCGCCGACGACCAATCCGTCACCATCAGCCACAGTCTCGCTTATGCCGGCGCGCTCAGTAGGGCCGGTGTCCCGGTGGAACTGCATGTCTTCCCGCATGGCGTCCACGGCCTTGGCCTGGCTTCGGGAACGGCCGGCGCGGATCAGTGGCCGGCGCTCTGCGCATCATGGCTTGGCCGTCGGGGCTGGACTAAGTAA
- a CDS encoding LacI family DNA-binding transcriptional regulator: MAASTLSEVARLAGVSLATASRVLNGSSRKPAEDIAERVREAADKLGYVPNAQAQALAKSSSGLIGLVVHDIADPYFSAIARGVQEAARQQNRMVLLATTSGAPSDEKEAVAAFAARRADSIVIAGSRSVRAEDKQGNTELAAELDRYCRNGGHVGVVGHPVVGASTSEGYHVVKVPNEELAAGLAVELAATHDGAFLIIAGPEGLYTSDDRVRGFQRGLADAGRPAAEVIRTGFNRAGGYEAGQALAERIKSSNQRLCIFAVNDVMAIGVTAALRPEGVWIPRDATIAGFDDIETLRDFRPALSTVHLPLEDIGRLAAGDPDTPPVSGAVKLRRSTETPVESQV; encoded by the coding sequence GTGGCCGCCAGCACACTGAGTGAAGTTGCCCGTTTGGCCGGGGTCTCCCTGGCCACCGCATCCAGGGTCCTCAACGGCTCATCCCGGAAGCCCGCCGAAGACATTGCCGAACGCGTCCGCGAGGCCGCCGACAAGCTCGGCTACGTGCCCAACGCGCAAGCGCAGGCGTTGGCCAAGTCGAGTTCGGGCTTGATCGGACTGGTTGTCCACGACATCGCCGATCCCTACTTCTCTGCGATCGCCCGCGGAGTCCAGGAAGCCGCCCGTCAGCAGAACCGCATGGTGCTCCTGGCCACCACTTCCGGGGCTCCTTCGGATGAAAAAGAGGCCGTGGCAGCCTTCGCTGCGCGTCGCGCCGACTCGATCGTCATTGCCGGTTCGCGCTCCGTGCGGGCTGAGGACAAGCAAGGAAATACCGAGCTGGCCGCCGAGCTGGACCGCTATTGCCGCAATGGCGGCCACGTGGGGGTTGTTGGCCACCCGGTGGTGGGCGCGTCCACGAGCGAGGGCTACCACGTGGTGAAAGTCCCCAACGAGGAACTGGCTGCGGGCCTCGCTGTGGAATTGGCCGCCACGCATGACGGTGCTTTCCTGATCATTGCCGGACCCGAGGGCCTCTACACATCAGACGACCGTGTCCGCGGTTTCCAGCGCGGGCTCGCGGACGCTGGGAGGCCCGCCGCCGAGGTGATCCGCACTGGATTCAACCGGGCCGGCGGATATGAAGCCGGCCAGGCGCTTGCCGAACGGATCAAGTCCTCCAATCAACGCCTCTGCATCTTTGCCGTCAATGACGTCATGGCCATCGGCGTTACGGCGGCGCTTCGGCCGGAGGGCGTGTGGATTCCCCGCGACGCCACCATCGCCGGTTTCGACGACATTGAAACCCTGCGCGACTTCCGGCCCGCACTGTCCACCGTGCACCTGCCGCTCGAAGATATTGGCAGGCTCGCTGCGGGAGATCCGGATACTCCTCCCGTCAGCGGCGCGGTCAAGCTCCGCCGCAGCACCGAAACTCCGGTGGAATCACAGGTATGA
- a CDS encoding Gfo/Idh/MocA family protein codes for MGYETKTIRIAMNGITGRMGYRQHLLRSILPIRDAGGFTLEDGTKVQVEPILVGRNEAKIRELAELHKVSEWTTDLDAVIADPTVDIIFDASMTSLRAATLKKAMRAGKHIFTEKPTAETLEEAIELAQIGKDAGVTAGVVHDKLYLPGLVKLRRLVDEGFFGRILSIRGEFGYWVFEGDVQAAQRPSWNYRKEDGGGMTTDMFCHWNYVLEGIIGKVKSVNAKTATHIPARWDEAGKEYKATADDASYGIFELVTPGGDDVIGQINSSWAVRVYRDELVEFQIDGTHGSAVAGLNKCVAQQRAHTPKPVWNPDLPVTESFRSQWQEVPANAELDNGFKLQWEEFLRDVVAGREHRFGLLSAARGVQLAELGLQSSAERRTIDIPEITL; via the coding sequence ATGGGCTACGAAACAAAGACGATCCGCATCGCCATGAACGGCATCACCGGCCGTATGGGCTACCGCCAGCACCTGCTGCGGTCCATCCTCCCCATCCGCGACGCCGGCGGCTTCACCCTGGAAGACGGCACCAAGGTTCAGGTTGAACCGATCCTGGTAGGCCGCAACGAAGCCAAGATCCGCGAACTCGCCGAGCTCCACAAGGTCTCCGAATGGACCACCGACCTGGACGCCGTCATCGCCGATCCCACCGTTGACATCATCTTTGACGCTTCCATGACCAGCCTCCGCGCCGCCACCCTGAAAAAGGCAATGCGCGCCGGCAAACACATCTTCACCGAGAAGCCCACGGCCGAGACCCTGGAAGAGGCCATCGAGCTGGCACAAATCGGCAAGGACGCCGGCGTCACCGCAGGCGTCGTGCACGACAAGCTGTACCTCCCCGGCCTGGTGAAGCTCCGCCGCCTGGTGGACGAAGGCTTCTTCGGCCGCATCCTCTCCATCCGCGGCGAATTCGGCTACTGGGTCTTCGAAGGCGACGTCCAGGCTGCACAGCGCCCGTCCTGGAACTACCGCAAGGAAGACGGCGGTGGAATGACCACGGACATGTTCTGCCACTGGAACTACGTCCTTGAAGGCATCATCGGCAAGGTCAAGAGCGTCAACGCCAAGACCGCCACGCACATCCCCGCCCGCTGGGATGAGGCCGGCAAGGAATACAAGGCCACCGCCGACGACGCCTCCTACGGCATCTTCGAGCTCGTTACCCCGGGCGGCGACGACGTCATCGGCCAGATCAACTCCTCCTGGGCCGTCCGCGTCTACCGCGACGAACTGGTGGAGTTCCAGATCGACGGCACGCACGGTTCCGCCGTCGCAGGTTTGAACAAGTGCGTTGCGCAGCAGCGCGCCCACACCCCCAAGCCCGTCTGGAACCCGGACCTGCCCGTCACCGAATCCTTCCGCAGCCAGTGGCAGGAAGTTCCCGCCAACGCTGAGCTGGACAACGGCTTCAAGCTGCAGTGGGAAGAATTCCTGCGCGACGTCGTTGCCGGCCGCGAACACCGCTTCGGCCTGCTCTCCGCAGCCCGCGGCGTGCAGCTGGCCGAGCTCGGCCTCCAGTCCTCGGCCGAGCGCCGCACCATCGACATCCCGGAGATCACCCTCTAA
- a CDS encoding dihydrodipicolinate synthase family protein, translated as MTSLILPTYDGGTREYRLQPATAWVKPTAPLTARRAYAAAHVIPEVAADNTPGAPAQLDWDATLAYRHELWSYGLGVADAMDTAQRGMGLDWAATQQLIKRTGAEAASVVASGNAAITGKSVRDLVSCGAGTDQLDIAALPEGAAGIQAVIDAYREQVAVVSEAGPKVILMASRALAKVANGADDYLHVYSTLLQEVDQPVILHWLGTMFDPALAGYWGSDDVSVATETFLSLIREHSDKVDGVKVSLLDASHEVALRANLPEGVRLYTGDDFNYPELIDGDETHHSDALLGIFAAIYPAASVALQKYDAGQGAEGRAILDSTRELGKHIFSAPTFYYKTGIAFMSWLNGKQPGFQMVGGLHSGRSVLHLAKTFELADQAGLLKDPSLAAFRMSDFLRINGVGA; from the coding sequence ATGACGTCACTGATTCTTCCTACCTACGACGGCGGCACCCGCGAGTACCGCCTTCAGCCCGCCACCGCGTGGGTCAAGCCGACAGCACCGCTGACCGCCCGCCGCGCCTACGCCGCAGCGCACGTCATCCCCGAGGTCGCAGCCGACAACACCCCCGGCGCCCCGGCGCAGCTCGACTGGGACGCCACCCTGGCGTACCGGCACGAGCTCTGGTCCTACGGGCTGGGCGTAGCCGACGCCATGGACACTGCGCAGCGCGGCATGGGCCTTGACTGGGCCGCCACCCAGCAGCTCATCAAGCGCACGGGTGCCGAAGCCGCTTCCGTGGTGGCTTCGGGCAACGCCGCCATTACTGGCAAGTCCGTCCGCGACCTCGTTTCCTGCGGCGCAGGCACCGATCAGCTGGATATCGCAGCCCTCCCCGAGGGCGCAGCGGGCATCCAGGCTGTCATCGACGCCTACCGCGAGCAGGTCGCCGTCGTCAGTGAAGCAGGACCCAAAGTCATCCTCATGGCCTCCCGTGCCTTGGCCAAGGTCGCCAACGGCGCCGACGACTACCTGCACGTCTACTCGACGCTCCTTCAGGAAGTTGACCAGCCGGTCATCCTGCACTGGCTGGGCACCATGTTCGACCCCGCGCTGGCTGGGTACTGGGGCTCTGACGACGTCTCCGTTGCTACCGAAACGTTCCTCAGCCTGATCCGCGAGCACTCGGACAAGGTTGACGGCGTGAAGGTTTCGCTGCTGGACGCCTCACATGAGGTGGCCCTCCGCGCCAACCTTCCGGAAGGAGTCCGTCTTTACACCGGCGACGACTTCAACTACCCGGAACTGATCGACGGCGACGAAACGCACCACTCGGACGCTCTGCTGGGCATCTTCGCTGCCATCTACCCGGCCGCTTCGGTCGCGTTGCAGAAGTACGACGCCGGCCAGGGCGCCGAGGGTCGCGCCATCCTGGACTCCACCCGAGAGCTCGGAAAGCACATCTTCAGCGCACCCACGTTCTACTACAAGACCGGCATCGCGTTCATGTCCTGGCTCAACGGCAAGCAGCCCGGATTCCAGATGGTGGGCGGCCTGCACTCGGGCCGCTCGGTCCTGCACCTGGCCAAGACCTTCGAACTGGCAGATCAGGCCGGTTTGCTGAAGGATCCGTCGCTGGCCGCGTTCCGGATGTCCGACTTCCTGCGGATCAACGGGGTGGGCGCATGA
- a CDS encoding sugar phosphate isomerase/epimerase family protein — MSADFSRLSLNSATTKKWTLAEAVDGCARAGIPAIGPWRDRVAEAGLDKAAKLIKDAGLRVSSLCRGGFLTAADAEGQAAALADNFEAVREAVALDTQELFLVVGGLAPGEKDVVAARQRVADRLEELVPFASENGVRLVLEPLHPMYAADRALISTLGQALDLAAPYDAKAVGVAVDTFHVWWDPELKAQIERAGSENRIASYQVCDFNLPIAADALLSRGMMGDGVIDFATIGTWVRDAGYKGDIEVEIFNQEIWDANGDTVLETMKQRYAELVLPFA; from the coding sequence ATGAGCGCGGACTTCTCCCGGCTTTCGCTGAACAGCGCCACCACCAAGAAGTGGACGCTTGCTGAAGCCGTTGACGGCTGCGCACGTGCCGGCATTCCCGCGATCGGACCGTGGCGCGACCGCGTGGCCGAGGCCGGACTGGACAAGGCAGCCAAGCTCATCAAGGATGCCGGTCTCCGCGTTTCCTCGCTCTGCCGTGGTGGTTTCCTGACCGCGGCCGATGCCGAGGGACAGGCCGCTGCCCTGGCTGACAACTTCGAGGCCGTCCGCGAAGCCGTAGCCCTGGACACCCAGGAACTGTTCCTGGTGGTTGGCGGGCTCGCCCCGGGCGAGAAGGACGTGGTGGCGGCACGCCAGCGCGTCGCTGACCGGCTCGAGGAACTGGTTCCGTTCGCTTCCGAAAACGGTGTGCGCCTGGTGCTGGAACCGCTGCACCCGATGTACGCCGCTGACCGCGCGCTCATCTCCACCCTCGGCCAGGCACTCGACCTCGCCGCGCCGTACGACGCAAAGGCTGTTGGCGTCGCCGTCGACACCTTCCATGTCTGGTGGGATCCGGAACTGAAGGCGCAGATCGAACGTGCGGGCAGCGAGAACCGCATCGCCTCCTACCAGGTGTGCGACTTCAACCTGCCGATCGCCGCTGACGCGCTGCTGTCCCGCGGCATGATGGGCGACGGCGTCATCGACTTCGCCACCATCGGCACCTGGGTCAGGGACGCCGGTTACAAGGGCGACATCGAGGTTGAAATCTTCAACCAGGAGATCTGGGACGCCAACGGCGACACCGTCCTGGAGACCATGAAGCAGCGCTACGCGGAGCTCGTTCTCCCGTTCGCGTAA
- a CDS encoding YihY/virulence factor BrkB family protein: protein MTTQDSAHTSTAKAQTAPSPEDSRKPDSPNDLAKPTWMYIAKRTLREFSKDQCPDAAAGLTYYAVLSLFPALLALVSLIGIFGDAGKTTSSLLDIVQQFAPGPGVDAMRQPIEELTQSNTAGFALILGIVVALWSASGYTTAFSRAMNRVYEVDEGRGFIKLRGTMLAVTIVAVVGAALAAAMLVLSGPVAEAIGGAIGLSETFLTVWNIAKWPVLILVVIVIIAVLYYFTPNVKQPKFRWMSMGSLIALVIFALASLGFGFYVANFSNYNKTYGALAGVIIMLLWLWILNMSLLFGAEFDAEMERGRQLQGGIEAEESIQLPPRDTKKSDKMQEKEDQVIRDGEEIRETHGDEPQKK from the coding sequence ATGACTACTCAAGACTCAGCCCACACCAGCACTGCCAAGGCTCAGACCGCACCTTCCCCGGAAGATTCGCGCAAGCCTGACAGTCCCAACGACCTCGCCAAACCCACGTGGATGTACATCGCCAAGCGGACGCTCCGGGAGTTCAGTAAGGATCAATGCCCCGACGCCGCTGCGGGCCTGACGTATTACGCAGTCCTCTCCCTGTTTCCAGCCCTCCTGGCGCTGGTTTCCCTGATCGGAATCTTCGGAGACGCCGGCAAGACGACGTCGTCATTGCTGGATATAGTCCAACAGTTCGCGCCGGGGCCCGGCGTTGACGCCATGCGCCAGCCGATCGAGGAACTGACGCAGTCGAACACGGCAGGCTTTGCGTTAATCCTGGGCATTGTGGTGGCGCTCTGGTCCGCTTCCGGCTACACCACAGCCTTCAGCCGGGCCATGAACCGGGTCTATGAAGTGGACGAAGGCCGTGGTTTCATCAAGCTCCGGGGGACCATGCTCGCCGTCACCATCGTTGCGGTAGTCGGTGCCGCGCTTGCCGCAGCCATGCTGGTTTTGAGCGGTCCCGTGGCTGAAGCCATTGGCGGCGCCATCGGATTGTCGGAGACCTTCCTGACCGTCTGGAACATTGCCAAGTGGCCGGTCCTCATTCTGGTAGTTATCGTCATCATTGCGGTGCTGTACTACTTCACGCCCAATGTGAAGCAGCCCAAGTTCCGTTGGATGAGCATGGGCTCCCTGATCGCCTTGGTGATCTTCGCCCTCGCGTCGCTGGGCTTCGGCTTCTACGTCGCCAACTTCAGCAACTACAACAAGACCTACGGCGCCCTGGCCGGCGTGATCATCATGCTGCTCTGGCTCTGGATCCTGAACATGTCCTTGCTGTTCGGAGCGGAGTTCGATGCCGAGATGGAACGCGGACGCCAGTTGCAAGGAGGAATTGAAGCCGAAGAAAGCATCCAGTTGCCGCCGCGCGATACCAAGAAGAGCGACAAGATGCAGGAAAAGGAAGACCAAGTCATCCGGGATGGCGAAGAAATCCGCGAAACCCACGGCGACGAACCGCAGAAGAAATAG
- a CDS encoding ABC transporter permease has product MTAVFLYVANTRTMVGRELFRTMRTVDSIVISLMVPVGILFAFVWVFGGAIQSGGGYVNYVMPGLLLMCAAFGSSQTAVSVAQDITSGVVDRFRTMPIAGSTVLAGHVVASTLRNLATSAVLVGCALVLGFRPQATVGGVLAAVALLLAFVLAFTWLSTLAGLLLSPEAASGLTSITIFLPYVSSAFVKPETMPSWLQGFAEHQPFTPVTEALRAFLLGGDAGASGWLAAAWCLGLGLAGWVGAAIIFRGRRR; this is encoded by the coding sequence ATGACTGCGGTATTCCTGTATGTCGCGAACACGCGAACCATGGTCGGGCGCGAACTTTTCCGCACGATGAGGACCGTGGATTCCATCGTGATCTCACTGATGGTGCCCGTGGGCATCCTGTTTGCCTTCGTCTGGGTGTTCGGCGGCGCCATTCAATCCGGCGGAGGCTACGTGAATTACGTGATGCCGGGACTTCTGCTCATGTGTGCGGCCTTTGGGTCGTCACAAACTGCTGTGAGCGTGGCCCAGGACATCACGTCCGGCGTGGTGGACCGGTTCCGGACCATGCCTATTGCGGGGTCCACCGTATTGGCGGGCCATGTGGTGGCCAGTACGCTGCGGAATCTGGCTACGAGTGCGGTACTGGTGGGCTGCGCCCTTGTCCTGGGGTTTCGGCCGCAGGCAACCGTTGGGGGCGTTCTTGCGGCGGTTGCGTTGCTTCTGGCTTTCGTCCTTGCCTTCACCTGGCTGTCCACCCTGGCGGGGCTGCTCCTCAGTCCGGAAGCTGCCAGCGGCCTCACGAGTATCACCATTTTCCTGCCCTATGTCAGCAGTGCTTTCGTGAAGCCGGAAACCATGCCGTCGTGGTTGCAGGGCTTCGCCGAGCACCAGCCGTTTACGCCGGTCACCGAGGCCCTGCGGGCTTTCCTGCTGGGCGGCGATGCTGGAGCCTCGGGGTGGCTCGCCGCGGCTTGGTGCCTTGGCCTTGGGCTGGCAGGGTGGGTGGGGGCCGCGATAATCTTCCGGGGTCGCCGGCGGTAA